One Argentina anserina chromosome 6, drPotAnse1.1, whole genome shotgun sequence genomic window, TTCAATACATAAATGGAAGCCAGTAAATCATGCACCATCAAAATAATTTCTTTACTCAGGTTTCATAAACATATCACTGTAGGTACTATAAGGCATCCAGATGGCTTGGAAGGGAATTTATCTATAAATGTACCTGAGTAAAGAGATTAATTAGAAGTGGACAATGGCTGAGGACATACTTGCCAGATAAAATAACTGCTCAAGGACAAGGCAACCTCCGATTAGCATCATAAAAGCAACTGTCTAACCTTTCCTTATGAGGCAAGGACGTGGTTTTTGTTGAAACCTCAGTCTGGGCAAAAATCACTCAAGGGGCAACAATCAAATCAACATAAATTTACAAGGCAACAAACCTCAGTCGTACCTCTTGCACTATTACCTCAATGGGTTGTTTGCTGCCACATCAAGTTGGGCAAAAATCACTTGAGTGGCAACAAATTTATCAATATAAACCGACAGGCAACAATTTCCTTATCCTCCGCCAACTACTGCATCAACAAGTTGGTAGTTGGAAATTCACTCAAGTTGGGcaaaaaaatcacttgagtgGTGAAATTCCGAGTATAGCAACATGTTTGCAGAATGCTATATATATCATAGGCAACCTTAGGGACCAATTCCGACTTATCTTTCCGAAACAAGGGTATTAATTCCGATGGCAACTGTGacaaaattgtcaatttgtatCAATAATACATGGGACTGTTAATTCCGAATTGGGGCCTGGACAGCATGAAACCCAATCAAACATGGTTCCTCAACCCCTAAATAAAGAGGGAGCACCAATTATTTATATTGAAATTTCATGAAagtctctctttctctatctCAGATTACTGGGTTTCTCATCGTACCTTGTAAAATTACCGAGACTGTCTATTCGAGATTAAATCTCATAAATGATGATCAATTGGCGAACCACTGATCATCTGAAACCCAGCATCCGATACCCGCCGCCGCCGTGCATGTATCTGAAATTGAATCAAGGgaaaacataatcaaaacCCTAAATACGAAATCTAAAAAGCCGGATACTGTGAGACTCAATTTAATTGTAGAACGACTACCGAATCGAGAAGAATCAAACAACAGAGAATGAAAGGGAAAGGCTCGATGATCTTACCTTGTGAAGAACCACGGCGGTGACCGTAGCGGCTCTAGGAAACCAAacttgaaactcaaatttgaatttgaatttcagagagagagagagagagagctgagaattcaaatttgaattgaaCCAAGGATCGTTGGAAACTGAAGCTTTATTTGTCTTTCAAATCGGAATGTAACGGCCTTTCTACAACGTAACGGTGCGTTTGGTTCGAGTCTTCTTGCCATTTTCATTTGAACACGTGTCCCACTATTTGACAGTTTCCAAACTCTGTCAACCCCTTACTTTTGTCGAACTCTCTCTAACTCTTTCTGTTAACACTTGGACGACTTGGTTAATCTCATCGACCAATGTTTTGAATATTAggatatattatttatatatccataatttttataaaaccATTCCATCCTACATTATCTCGGTAGACCGATAAATCAAGtcaaaatgaaatatattacGTCAAACTGAGTTTGACCCAATATAAAAAACCAtgtcattttaaaaaaaaatattttaaaaaaaaattcatttgaTGAATGATTACCTCAATTTATCTTTTAGgcacctatttttattaattaaaattatttatgtatttaattctcaaaacaatcatatgtttttcttttatgatGTTTATTGGGTATATTTTGAACtgtaagttttaatttctcaagtttaatatattttgaaatatatgttaataaatatattaaatttaattaaaactaaaaaaaataacaatataaTCTGATATATCCTCGTTATatctttattttacaaaaccgataggATGTCAATAACTATTATTTTGACCATTGTCATCAACCCCGAACTGGTCAGGACTCGTGTATAAATTTAAATCTATGATATATAGAGAGCGCTAATTTAGTAAGTTtccaaaatgaatgaaaatttACAGATTGCTCCCCTTTGAAATTTATATGTCAATTACTATGCTAATTAACTACTATGTTCTGGAAATTCCAACTCTGGAACTTTCAGTACTCTGAGAAACAAAGGTCCAGAAGAACACTGCTCGACAAATGCATATACAACTCCTGAACTCTACTGGACAAACGCAAATACAACTCAAAAAGACTAGTTTCCTTTCTGAAATCACTTTTGGCCGTAGCCGTCAGAATAATTAGTTTTACTAGAGTGAATCTGACAGTGAAACGAGTTCTCAGTGATACACATATTACTTGAAACAGATCAAGAAGCAAATATGATCAAAAGAATATAGCAATTGATCCCGTATCAGAGAAACACTCGGCATATATGGTTAAAGTTGATACCCTTAGCGGTACCTTCAGAAGCAAATGTGTCAAAAGTTGCCTCTCTGTATCAAATATTTACAAGTCCTTCACCAAAAACAAGCATGAGCATTACTAATGCGCAGGCTACAACATAAGGATTCTCAGTACTTATGTAAAGGTATCATCACGATCTCCCGCCACTGTGTCACCCTCCTCCATGTTGCTAAACTCAAGGTAATGTGTTGGCCTATGGTCCTCGTGATAGTACTCCCTTGGTGTCCCAAGCTTGATACCGTACTTCATGCCTTGTGTATGCTTCACCCCCATGAAGTTGTAGTTCCACGGACCATTATCAGGAATCTAGAAACCAAGCATAAGACAGAAAATTGATGAGAAACCAGAAACGGAACAAGCACATGAAAGCATATTATCATTCGGCAAAACTGAAAATGTGATGATAATAATCTTACCATATAGAAACCAAGGAACCTGTCACTGAGAAGCATTTGGACCTTCTCATAATGAGTTGGAAGGTAACCGTGTGGATTGCTTCCTGTGTCTTTGTTGACACGTCCCCACTCATAACCAGATGGAGTAAGTTTGTATGCAGTTAACGAGCAGGAACCAGGAGTGAAACTGCAGGTTAAAATGATGCACTTTTCCCCATCCCATTGCTTGGTGTTCTCCAAGATCTTAGCATGAGAGGTTAGATCCTACAATAGAGCACAGCACAGGTTAAAACACATCCAAAATAAGAAGTTGAAGATTTTAAACTACCAAGCAATCGACAAAAATTACCTGAGGAGAAAGCTGTGGAAGTTCATTCGGCTGTGTGTGCATCCACCCCAAAGGTTCCAGATCATTGAGAAAATCATGCTCGGGAAGCGCCGTTGGAAGATTAACTTGCTGGTGGGTTCCCCACTGAGGTGGCATAGCAATGCAGCGAATTTCCTTGACCTGAGGATTGTCAGGTGGGCTTACACCGTACAAGTAACCAGAAATTTGTGTCCGCAGATCCGCAACACAGATGAACTTCTTCAATATGTTCTTTGGCATGATATATGTGTAACCCGTTTCCTGTTACGAATAGGACACAATAAATAGATATGAAAATAGCACACACAATTAAAAAagtcaaaaagaaaagaaagaaaaaaattccaagaccaataattgaagaaaagatCTACCTTTACATCTTCTGAattcacatatatatgattgacACGAAGGTAGAGATTGGTAGCAGATATTGCTCTCACACGCCAATCAGTCTTGGACCCAAATGCAGCTTGCTCATAAGGACTAGTAGTAGTGACAATGAGTTCATCACCATGCACATTCGTAGTCTTCGTAGTAACTGCTGTCAGCTGACTTGCTTCTTTATGCTGAAAGTAGAAATTTACAACAAGTTAATTTATGATAAATTAAAAAGCAATCTTCATTTGACAAAGTCCAAAGCCATGACATGGAGAAAGATACATCACCTGCTTCTCAATCTCTGCAATTTGTTGCCTTTGTTGTGAAGGAGGAGTAATCTCAGCTCCAAGAATGATATCACGAATCTCAGATTGTGTCAGAGCAGATGTGTTCACGTTGTTCTTTTTTGCATAATCTGAGAGAATCAGATCCCTTAAAGCAACCTCAACCTACGCATCAAAACAATACGTGAGCAAAAGCGAACGAGCAGAACCAGTGGAAGTGAAGCAAAATGCCTCTATTACAGCTGATAAAAATGGATCTTAAGCTTGCTGCACCATGCAATCTTCAATTCAAACGCTTTCACAGAAAACATACATTTTGGATGCAACAATGAGAATCAATAGTCAACATATATCTTGGATGCAGATATGAGTTTCATTAGTAGACGAATACTACAAGCTATACTGTATTCAGCAAAGCAAATTACCTTCATCCATTGATCGTCAGAAAGGGAAGGCCAAATGTGGTGTGGCTCAGTGATGACCGTTGTATCAGGTTTCAATAACATCTTTGCCTTCTCATTATTTACATGAAGTGCACGAAGAATCAAAATGAGCCGAGAGAATGCAGTATATGATGAAATACTCTTCAACCAATCATCATAGATGTTGAAAAGAACCATCTGTGGCTCAGTAGCCTTCAGTATCAGATCACCGAATTTCTCAATCTTAAGACAAGCCTGGAACGGAAGCTGCAGCTCACTTCCTTTTATGACTATGTTGGGGAAATCCAACAAGTGCACCTCTAGTGGATCAAGCATTCCCTTTCGAGTCACAATAATTTGCTTTGGCTGCTCTTCAACTGGTAAAGAACGCACAAGTGCAGCAACTTCTTCTGCAGTCTTCCACTTAGCCAACTGACCAAGACGCTTCTGTCCTGCCCATACACTTGTGTGGATGACCTGCCAAGTTGCAACATACAATATAagctcaaaacaaacaaatcagAGACAAGGGGAATTCAACCTCATGACACCAAAGAAGCATGACATACCTTCAGGAACAGCTGCCCGGTCCTTGGATTGAATATGAAAATCGCACCATTAATTGGCTTTGTAGTGAGATTTCCTTCAAATGTCTTGTGGATTGTAACGCGATACACATTAGTATCATCAACAAACCAGATAATTTGATTGCTGAAAATCTCCCCATAATTCTGGGATGACAAGTAAGGTTCTGTCGGCTCTGAAGAGTAAAGCTGCAATCCTTTCCGTATCCGCTCCCGCAAGACATAAAGAGCTGGATTTGACTGCAAGGGCACAACAGACAATTAGTCACCTGTTTTATGAACATAATCcaatcaaaaaacaaaaggcaaATCACCAAACAGTAAAAGAATGGTACCTTCATTATTTTGTTCATTGCCTGTTGAAGCAGCGGTTTGGATCCAGGAAACCAATTACCAAAAGCAGAATGTAGATTATACGCCAGATCAAGACCAATCATCACCCCTGCAAAAAAAACAACCATAATTACTTTCACAAATCATAGATGCAGGCATCTGGAATTCtggagaagaaaacaaaaccagGAAAAAAATTACCTGTGGGGGAGGGGTAGATAGACATGTTGTCTGTTGTATAATCCATGAACTTGGCTCGGGTGTAACGTTCAATATCGTGGGAATCATAGTCTCCCCATCGGAGTTGTACATCTATCCAGTACTTGTTGCTTGCTTTCTGATCAAACACATCCTTCGGCTCTGCCACAAGACTAGGTTTTGACATCGGCCATCTATGGGCAGCAAAGAGCAGAATATCAGCACAAGAACTGTTCATCTTGTAACTCTTCCTGGGATGAATTGTTTCCTTCTGCACGGTCTCGATTTCCAAAGCATCCAACTCCTGATCCAAAACCTGACAGAGATCCATGACAACACTTTCGTGGATCTTTTGCCACAAATGTGCACGAAAGATTTGAATCAAGGATATCTTCAAGGTCGGGATCTTTCCATGCATAAAGATCCCAGTCAAATCTAACTGCACTTGGAAACCAACATACACATTAGCCCGATTAATGGTTGGCGACCACCAGAGTGTGAACCTACGATTAGGAATTTGATTAAGCCCAGATCTCTGTGCATTAGTCAGCTTCTTGTACTTCATTGATTCCTCAAAACCAGATGCTTTTTCCCAGAAGAGACCCTCCCAAGTGGGGAAGCTGAAATAAAAAAGGTGAAAGTGGTGAGATGCGATTAAATAACTGAATCACATATGAAAAAGATGACCAATGCGCACAGTAACACAAGTCACCAATGTGTGCAAGAATCAAAGCCAATGTACACAATTCCATGTTCTTTACCCAGTCATACATGACACCCCCCAAACGAGAAACCTAATATCTCAAGGCACATAGTTCTATCATAATAAGCATTAGTTTTCCTATAAGTGGTGGCGTATGTTTAGCAAAATCAATGGATGCACCTTATTGACAATCCATGCATTTGAATTCATGCAATCAGTGACAAAGTACAGAGAGGGAATAAGTGGATGAGATCATGAACTGACAActaaaatgaaaatcaaactTACTAAGTTCCCTTGAATAAGGTATGCTCCAGGATTCCTTCTACACCTCCAAGAGCTTGAATAACATCAGTTCTGTAGTTATTCAAGTTCCAAAGCTTTCCGTCATGCCTTTGGTGTGTCCACCAAAAAGGATTTTGTTTCAAGACCTGGTACTGCTTAAAATCAGTACGAACTCTCCATCCTTTGTCATATGCTAAAGTGTGCCGGTCCTTCTGGAACAATGTATTAATACGTGGAATTCCCCTATCCCATGAATCCTGTCaatgaaatagaaaatgatcagaatcaatttaacaaataagaaaatatgaataaaaaatGCTTGAACTGAAAAACAATGGCAAAATCAAGTACTCACTTCCAGATCTTCAAGGGTTAGACGCCTGTTTTGTGCTTGAGCCTCCTCCCTTTTCAGGGCATATTCTGCCCAAACACGCTGGGAATCAATGAATTCACTCTCCCAAGGTTGTATGTAACGATACAGATTTGGAATCAGCTGGTCCTCTTCATGACTCATCCCACTCCTAAAGTGTGTCACACCAACATCTGTCTGCTGACTGTATCTGAGATCACTTTGGGGAATCAATATGTGACCCATTGATAACATACCAAGTCCTCCAATTTCTTTTGGTGTGTAGAAGATGACAGGTGGAAACCTACTAGGCATCTTTGAATTCAACCCAATCTTAATACGTGTCTGAATTTTATTTTCGCACTTGACTAGTAGATCCAACAGTTCTTGTGTATGTACTGTTGCTTCACGGAAGTAAGTCATAAGACCGATCAGAGCTGTATTCCATTTGTTGACAATCTTTGTGAATGTGGTAGAACCTGACGACATAAGAATCTGCCTTACACGATTCTCAAATATTTTCAGGTGCTCATCATCAACCCGTAAGAAAGCAACTGCAGTCCTTTCCTTTGTCTGTTCATTCTGCAGATTCCAAACTCCATCTCGTGTATTGCTGAATGCCTCTTGGCTCATTCTTATCTTGGGAAGTATCCTGACCTCAAAACCACACATGCTGAAAAGCAAATTTGGATTATCCTTGCTGTACACAGAAACAAAGCTGTTCTCCCACTCTAAAGTTGTGATGCTTCGAGGAAGACGATTTTTCATATCCCAGAAAACACTCCTCCCAAGATTGACATCGTGTTTCATGAGCCTCATTCTGGCATCTCTTGGCCAGCACTTCTTGTTATTATACCCCACCATATTCTCATTATTAGGATCTGGATGTTCAGTGAGGTATCGCTGGATAAGATCTCGAGCTTCCTCATGAGTGAAGCGGAACAATATGTGCACCTTGTCTATGTATCGGGAGTACAGCCTTATAGGATGTCGGGTCTCAACCTTTGTATCCCAATAAGTAATGAACTCATTTGGCATTTGGGGCGGACCAGCAATCTCACTGGCTCGAGTCAATCCAAGAAGCAATAGATCCAACACAAGCCCATAATACTGTACAACAAAAGATGCAAACTGAAGACCGCGAATAAGACCATAAGAATTTGTATGACTCATATCCTTGTAGGACAATACCACATTATTCTTCGCAGTGACATAATCAGCAATATTATGATCAAGAACTAAACGTAGAAGCCTATTCAGCATGGTCAAGTCAATCTTTTCAAAGAACTTCTCAAACTTGGTCTGGAGCATTACAACACACTGTCCATCACTTGTATCCCAGATATTCTGTAAATTGTTAATTCCTTGACACCATTTATAAACCAAGAGTGGAGGCGGCTCGGAATCTGCAGGCTTGATCCAGTTCGGAAAAAGATGACGTTTGTCACCCTCATACCACAGATACTGATCAAGATAAGCATCTGTAATCTTCTCCAGAGGTTCAATCTCATAGACTGGGATGAGATAGCTGTACAGATCCATGAACTCTATGCCAACTTCTTTGAAGGCACGCTGAGTAAGTAAGTGCCGCTTAATTCGTGACAATGCTTCATGCGGGTTGTCATAAGCTTGTTCAATAAGACCGAGCTCTTCCCTTTGAAGCTGATTCAATCTGACAGCAACACTATATGATTCCTTCAACCTCTCCAGAGCAAGGATGAGTAGCTTGGTATCATGCTTGTACGACAATGGAGGAAACGGGATGGGGCTGAACTTCCTCGATTCCAACCAATGCACAGTTGTTGTGTAAATCGCAACTGCCTCTTcgggggtaacatatgggccATCTTTCAGATAATTGTGCTGTCGTTCCTGCTCTGCCTTCAGCCAAAGGCGAGTTAATCTTCCAAGATTCTTTCGACAAACTGTCTTATCTACTGTAGCACCTCTTCTTATACGTTCACGATTGTAATGAGCCACATTAGTCCACCAGTCTGCCTTTGACTTGACGTAACGAAGAATCATATTTTCAATGGGAACTGGCAAACCAGGTACCTTCCAAGGGATATTTGCTTTCCAGCAACGCCATGCCTCACTGAGATGTTGCAGTATAGTTCTGGCCTTATTTTGCTTGATCCCCTCAGGCATCGCATCAAGAACATCATGCATGACAGCAGCTCGAAGCTCCAAATCAAAATGACTTTCCACACGCTGCTTAGTTACAGTCTTTGCCACTCCTTTTGAATGCCGCCCTTCAAATTGCCGTGCAAGTAAGTTTCCCAACCACCGTTCCAAAAGAGGAACTATGCCACGAAGGAAGAACAACCAGACCCTCCACATTGGAGCCCAGAATCCACATCCAGGTCCCTTCCCAACTGGGCCGGTGTTGAAGCGGTAGTAAATCAAATGCTTCAAATCTTTGCACATTCTAATCTGACGCATCAACCTGTATTTGTAACGGTACATACCAGTCAACTGACCAACATGAGAGAAAGTGTACTGCAGGCCATCAGCCAATTGAAAGGCATCAACATTACCCAAACGGAACTGGATGTTAGCATCAACTACCAGCTTTGTCAACCGCAAGATCTCACGGCAAAGATGAAAAGCATTACCAAACCGGGACTTTTTACGCTCTTTTGTTGTCAGGGTTTTCACAGGTTTCAGATTGAAATTATAATCCAGATGAAGGTAATTCAAATTCTTCCTGTGGATCAAGAGATTCAGCATGTTATAACCCTGCTTACAGACTTGGAGACCCGCTTCAGCCCAATCAAGCTCCGTAGTTTGGAAGAATTTAGTAGCTTGAAGTGACCGAAACAAGTGCTTCTTCTTTTGAGCCTTGGGTGGTCTATGATGCAATTCGTTCAACACAAAACATTTCAACAATTTCTGGTAGCTGACCCGAACTTTAACTGGATAGGATGGAGGGCAATGCTCTTTATACCACTCTGACACAAGGGGTATATCTTCTGCACGGCGAGTCCGCCCAGATCTCATGTTAAAGGGACGTGGTGCAAACAATAGGGAAACTCCAGCCGCTGTTGTGTCAGTATAAAGCTGAGTATTACTCAAAAATGGTTCCACCCCTTCCGGCAATATGAAAAtgtcatcatcctcatcaatcTTCTTTTCGCGCCGCTCCTTGTTTGTGCTTGGGATTGGGTGTATCAAGGGATCATAATAAAACGCAGGTAGATCAGGATCCTCAGTTTTTATGTACATAACCATGGGGGTGTGATACACACAGAGCTTTACCTTCCTGGGTCTATTGTTGTAGAGATGAGGGAATGCAATTCTGTACTCTGTCCTAAGAGGAGACCGAATAATCAGCTTGTTAATGTCATTAAACTCATTCCAGTCCTCATCCCCTTTCTCCATATCTCGGTACAATGGCTCGAACTTGGGCCCACCTGCATATAGTTTGGTAAAGTGAGTCCACTGAAACAGTAAGAGTACCTATATTCGAATCTACTGCTGTGCACCATTTATAAGCAATtaagcatcatcatcatataaGCAAAAAGAAGATAATGGACAGAAAGATGCATACCTGGTATGCACATATTGAGAGCTTTTGCTGTAAAGAATGACTCCATGTCGAACAGATAGAAATAATTGCGGTCAATCAAATCAGAAAGTAGCTGTCCTGCAAGCCGGTGGAGAGTTGCCATGATGGGAAGCGAGAGATGCCATTTGCGGTAACTTGGACCATTAATGAGCTTTGTCTTGACTAGAGGTTTATGGTCATAAAACCAGGTATAAACAGCagaatcttcttcttcatctaaCTCCAGTTGAATTGGCTCTAGAGGATCAACATCCAACAGATTATCAGCATAGTCTAATGGAGGTTCCTCATCATCAAACGGTGGAAACCGCATTCTTTTAAAATGTCGACGATCCCTCTTCTCCCTTCTCATCATAATCCACATTGAACCCCACTGtaagatttaaatttaaactATTCAATAAAATCATCAAAGGAAGATAGAACAGGCTAGCAATCTGCAACTTAAACAGAAACAGAATcataagaaagaaagaagcacCTGAGCCAAATATATAGGTTCAACAACCCAAGGTATCTCATTCACAAATGTAATTGCGCCAGTTATATGGTACAGAACCTTGACATCACGAACCTGTGgcaaaatttattatattagaTGAGTTGTTGCTtacatatatcaaaaataagAGACCACAATGGGATAGGCAAAGAACAAATACCTGCTCCCAGGGCATTGGCATATTCTCCAAAAGCTTGTAAACAGCGTGTGGAACAAATTTAAGTGCTCCTAGATACACACGTTTATCATGACGGAATTTCTTCGAGGACATGTCCCCATGGTCTCTGTAAacacaaacaccatgttaaataCTATGCACTTTGAAGcactaaaaagtaaaaaattcATGACAACAACAAATACAAGACACACCTAACCGAACAGAATATAAGGATTCTTACCAATAAAAATTACCACACACTACAAcgcaaattcaaaataatcaGTGAAATAGTGCTTGAAGAAGACATCATTTTCATTCAAAGCACCTTATTAGTTAAGTTACCACATATTAAACACCATATCACCGAATCAAAGCTCCTCCTATGCTTTCTATAACAATATATTAACCCATCAACAAAATCCACAAACCACATAAACCTGAAACGAACCTATTCCGTTTTTGATTACACTCATTTGTAAAGTTTTACTAGTTAAATCACCAATAAGCACAACAGAAAGTAATTACAAGTATCAATTCGACACACAACCAAAAAAATGAAGGCAAAGAGCACCAGATATTGACCTAATAATCTTCCTGACATGCTCCGGAGGCATGTCCTCCTTCTGCGTCTCGACGAAGCCAAACTTGCGCTTGTCGCTGTACCGCTTGGAATTGAGTTGCTGCCATTTACGAGCCTTCTCTTCGAGCACAGCCTCGGCATCTGCCGGAGGCGGCAACACCGTGTACGACGGCTGAGCCGCGGGAGGTGGCGGAATCGACGAGCCACCGGTGCCGGGCGGCGCAATCTGGCCGTTGTTCCACATATTCGGAACCAGAAACTAAATCGAGAGCCTTACACTAAGAAAGCCCTAGCCTAACGGTGGGGGAGGCTAAGCATAAGGATGGTGAGGGATGTGTAGAGAGGTGGCCGCGGTTGCGGTTGCGGTTGCGGTTGCTGTGAAGCTTTGTGGGAGCTTCAATGGCGGTTCGagatttctagggttttggaAGGTTTGGGTCTCTCTCTCAGTCTCAGTGTGATGAGACAGGAGTTGTATTTACGACAAAATGTATGGAGTTGTAGATATTTATATTGCAATATCCATGATC contains:
- the LOC126800988 gene encoding pre-mRNA-processing-splicing factor 8A, whose amino-acid sequence is MWNNGQIAPPGTGGSSIPPPPAAQPSYTVLPPPADAEAVLEEKARKWQQLNSKRYSDKRKFGFVETQKEDMPPEHVRKIIRDHGDMSSKKFRHDKRVYLGALKFVPHAVYKLLENMPMPWEQVRDVKVLYHITGAITFVNEIPWVVEPIYLAQWGSMWIMMRREKRDRRHFKRMRFPPFDDEEPPLDYADNLLDVDPLEPIQLELDEEEDSAVYTWFYDHKPLVKTKLINGPSYRKWHLSLPIMATLHRLAGQLLSDLIDRNYFYLFDMESFFTAKALNMCIPGGPKFEPLYRDMEKGDEDWNEFNDINKLIIRSPLRTEYRIAFPHLYNNRPRKVKLCVYHTPMVMYIKTEDPDLPAFYYDPLIHPIPSTNKERREKKIDEDDDIFILPEGVEPFLSNTQLYTDTTAAGVSLLFAPRPFNMRSGRTRRAEDIPLVSEWYKEHCPPSYPVKVRVSYQKLLKCFVLNELHHRPPKAQKKKHLFRSLQATKFFQTTELDWAEAGLQVCKQGYNMLNLLIHRKNLNYLHLDYNFNLKPVKTLTTKERKKSRFGNAFHLCREILRLTKLVVDANIQFRLGNVDAFQLADGLQYTFSHVGQLTGMYRYKYRLMRQIRMCKDLKHLIYYRFNTGPVGKGPGCGFWAPMWRVWLFFLRGIVPLLERWLGNLLARQFEGRHSKGVAKTVTKQRVESHFDLELRAAVMHDVLDAMPEGIKQNKARTILQHLSEAWRCWKANIPWKVPGLPVPIENMILRYVKSKADWWTNVAHYNRERIRRGATVDKTVCRKNLGRLTRLWLKAEQERQHNYLKDGPYVTPEEAVAIYTTTVHWLESRKFSPIPFPPLSYKHDTKLLILALERLKESYSVAVRLNQLQREELGLIEQAYDNPHEALSRIKRHLLTQRAFKEVGIEFMDLYSYLIPVYEIEPLEKITDAYLDQYLWYEGDKRHLFPNWIKPADSEPPPLLVYKWCQGINNLQNIWDTSDGQCVVMLQTKFEKFFEKIDLTMLNRLLRLVLDHNIADYVTAKNNVVLSYKDMSHTNSYGLIRGLQFASFVVQYYGLVLDLLLLGLTRASEIAGPPQMPNEFITYWDTKVETRHPIRLYSRYIDKVHILFRFTHEEARDLIQRYLTEHPDPNNENMVGYNNKKCWPRDARMRLMKHDVNLGRSVFWDMKNRLPRSITTLEWENSFVSVYSKDNPNLLFSMCGFEVRILPKIRMSQEAFSNTRDGVWNLQNEQTKERTAVAFLRVDDEHLKIFENRVRQILMSSGSTTFTKIVNKWNTALIGLMTYFREATVHTQELLDLLVKCENKIQTRIKIGLNSKMPSRFPPVIFYTPKEIGGLGMLSMGHILIPQSDLRYSQQTDVGVTHFRSGMSHEEDQLIPNLYRYIQPWESEFIDSQRVWAEYALKREEAQAQNRRLTLEDLEDSWDRGIPRINTLFQKDRHTLAYDKGWRVRTDFKQYQVLKQNPFWWTHQRHDGKLWNLNNYRTDVIQALGGVEGILEHTLFKGTYFPTWEGLFWEKASGFEESMKYKKLTNAQRSGLNQIPNRRFTLWWSPTINRANVYVGFQVQLDLTGIFMHGKIPTLKISLIQIFRAHLWQKIHESVVMDLCQVLDQELDALEIETVQKETIHPRKSYKMNSSCADILLFAAHRWPMSKPSLVAEPKDVFDQKASNKYWIDVQLRWGDYDSHDIERYTRAKFMDYTTDNMSIYPSPTGVMIGLDLAYNLHSAFGNWFPGSKPLLQQAMNKIMKSNPALYVLRERIRKGLQLYSSEPTEPYLSSQNYGEIFSNQIIWFVDDTNVYRVTIHKTFEGNLTTKPINGAIFIFNPRTGQLFLKVIHTSVWAGQKRLGQLAKWKTAEEVAALVRSLPVEEQPKQIIVTRKGMLDPLEVHLLDFPNIVIKGSELQLPFQACLKIEKFGDLILKATEPQMVLFNIYDDWLKSISSYTAFSRLILILRALHVNNEKAKMLLKPDTTVITEPHHIWPSLSDDQWMKVEVALRDLILSDYAKKNNVNTSALTQSEIRDIILGAEITPPSQQRQQIAEIEKQHKEASQLTAVTTKTTNVHGDELIVTTTSPYEQAAFGSKTDWRVRAISATNLYLRVNHIYVNSEDVKETGYTYIMPKNILKKFICVADLRTQISGYLYGVSPPDNPQVKEIRCIAMPPQWGTHQQVNLPTALPEHDFLNDLEPLGWMHTQPNELPQLSPQDLTSHAKILENTKQWDGEKCIILTCSFTPGSCSLTAYKLTPSGYEWGRVNKDTGSNPHGYLPTHYEKVQMLLSDRFLGFYMIPDNGPWNYNFMGVKHTQGMKYGIKLGTPREYYHEDHRPTHYLEFSNMEEGDTVAGDRDDTFT